A region of Channa argus isolate prfri chromosome 8, Channa argus male v1.0, whole genome shotgun sequence DNA encodes the following proteins:
- the lnp1 gene encoding leukemia NUP98 fusion partner 1, with the protein MSLRLLPAIIMDNDEDDDGNFTKWMSSYWGHGAEAGHSRERKRSFRKPAKSQADRRASLPTASQLDAMQLNKLHAATMAPPPTHIKTKEEKGEARQHQRAHRTSSDDNSHSKSAIVENRITTIPELTESFEKRLFLQNKRTTSQDDDKDMCESGGAVQELQCKHRFHKEAARRLEQCRPRSGSEAAAFQARRLSGERRKSADGPIYTEKERYTFLRQLSLRRHR; encoded by the exons ATGTCTCTCAGGCTACTGCCTGCTATCATTATGGATAACGACGAAGATGATGATGGTAACTTCACAAAATGGATGAGTAGTTACTGGGGTCATGGAGCAGAAGCCGGTCATTCCCGAGAAAGAAAACGGAGTTTTAGAAAACCAGCAAAATCACAAGCAGATCGAAGGGCATCGCTCCCCACTGCG TCACAGTTAGATGCCATGCAGTTGAACAAGCTCCATGCAGCGACCATGGCACCACCCCCCACCCATATtaagacaaaagaggaaaagggtGAGGCCCGGCAACACCAGAGAGCTCATCGTACCTCCTCAGATGACAACAGCCACTCCAAGTCAGCCATCGTAGAGAACCGCATCACCACCATCCCAGAACTGACAGAGTCATTTGAGAAAAGGCTTTTCCTCCAAAATAAGAGGACCACGTCTCAG GATGATGACAAGGACATGTGTGAGAGTGGAGGCGCAGTTCAAGAGCTGCAGTGTAAACACCGTTTCCACAAAGAG GCAGCTCGGAGGTTAGAGCAGTGTCGGCCCCGCAGCGGCAGCGAGGCAGCAGCTTTTCAGGCGAGAAGGCTTtctggagagaggaggaagtcGGCAGATGGACCAATCTACACAGAGAAGGAGCGGTACACATTCCTTCGCCAACTGTCCCTGCGGAGACATCGTTGA
- the tmem45a gene encoding transmembrane protein 45A yields MGSFKGHALPGSFFLIAGIWWTGKHSLWHATRRNKNIGSTRLTSRASQRRLEIIESSVILFLSFVGMLAEQFFADGPRLQLYDFVEKHWEQLANWQHATMYLFFGLAGTVSLIIHTTEAAPLALDRLMLAVAFFNEGFLFLYHLHGRNMLDVHVHQLLLYAIFGEALVAFLEVFHRGNIILELLRCTLTILQGSWFWQIGFVLYPPQGLVWDLKDHNNAMFVTMCYSWHLAFAMLVVSVLYCTVSCVVRSRLKKTPPIEMGLLKHRERDPESEDEIL; encoded by the exons ATGGGCAGCTTCAAGGGTCATGCCCTTCCTGGAAGCTTCTTCCTTATAGCTGGGATCTGGTGGACAGGAAAGCACTCGCTCTGGCACGCTACccgcagaaacaagaatatagGTTCCACTCGTCTGACCAGCAGAGCCTCACAGCGTCGCCTGGAGATCATCGAAAGCTCTGTCATACTCTTCTTATCTTTTGTTG GGATGCTGGCAGAGCAGTTTTTTGCAGATGGGCCTAGGCTGCAGTTGTATGACTTTGTGGAGAAACACTGGGAACAGCTGGCGAACTGGCAACACGCCACAATGTACCTGTTTTTTGGTCTGGCTGGGACTGTATCTCTGATCATCCACACCACAGAGGCTGCACCACTGGCACTGGATAGGTTAATGCTGGCTGTTGCTTTCTTCAACGAag GATTTCTTTTCCTCTACCACCTCCATGGCAGAAATATGCTGGATGTCCATGTGCATCAGCTCCTGCTTTATGCTATCTTTGGTGAGGCTCTTGTCGCCTTCTTGGAGGTCTTCCACCGAGGGAACATCATTCTGGAGCTGCTTCGCTGCACCCTCACCATCCTGCAGGGAAGCTGGTTCTGGCAG ATCGGTTTTGTGCTTTACCCTCCCCAAGGCCTTGTCTGGGACCTGAAGGATCACAACAATGCAATGTTCGTCACCATGTGTTACTCCTGGCACCTTGCCTTTGCTATGCTCGTTGTGAGTGTGCTTTACTGCACCGTCAGCTG TGTTGTTCGCTCCAGATTGAAGAAGACTCCTCCGATTGAAATGGGACTTCTGAAGCACAGAGAGCGGGACCCAGAGTCAGAAGATGAGATTTTATGA
- the sft2d2a gene encoding SFT2 domain containing 2a isoform X2, with protein MDKLKSVLSGEEARTQDRTQNRTVLETVNEASTLGWTTRLKGFVACFVLGAACTILGVCMLFLPRVGVTLFIVFYTFGNICALGSTMFLLGPLKQLKKMCDKTRVLATTIMITCLVLTLCAAFWPFIHSMCEGGNTQDGC; from the exons ATGGATAAATTAAAGTCGGTGTTAAGCGGTGAGGAGGCGCGCACACAGGACCGTACACAGAACCGCACCGTTTTAGAG ACTGTGAATGAAGCCTCCACTTTAGGCTGGACCACACGCCTTAAGGGATTTGTCGCCTGTTTCGTGCTGGGGGCTGCGTGTACAATTTTG GGAGTGTGTATGCTCTTCCTTCCCAGGGTTGGGGTCACtctcttcattgtcttttacaCTTTTGGAAACATATGTGCTCTGGGCAG TACCATGTTTCTGTTGGGGCCACTGAAGCAGCTGAAAAAGATGTGTGACAAAACAAGAGTGCTGGCCACCACTATTATGATT ACCTGCCTTGTCTTGACTCTCTGCGCAGCCTTCTGG CCTTTCATACATTCCATGTGTGAG GGAGGCAATACTCAAGATGGTTGCTAA
- the sft2d2a gene encoding SFT2 domain containing 2a isoform X1, which yields MDKLKSVLSGEEARTQDRTQNRTVLETVNEASTLGWTTRLKGFVACFVLGAACTILGVCMLFLPRVGVTLFIVFYTFGNICALGSTMFLLGPLKQLKKMCDKTRVLATTIMITCLVLTLCAAFWWKNFGLALLFCILQILSFTWYSLSYIPCVREAILKMVAKCF from the exons ATGGATAAATTAAAGTCGGTGTTAAGCGGTGAGGAGGCGCGCACACAGGACCGTACACAGAACCGCACCGTTTTAGAG ACTGTGAATGAAGCCTCCACTTTAGGCTGGACCACACGCCTTAAGGGATTTGTCGCCTGTTTCGTGCTGGGGGCTGCGTGTACAATTTTG GGAGTGTGTATGCTCTTCCTTCCCAGGGTTGGGGTCACtctcttcattgtcttttacaCTTTTGGAAACATATGTGCTCTGGGCAG TACCATGTTTCTGTTGGGGCCACTGAAGCAGCTGAAAAAGATGTGTGACAAAACAAGAGTGCTGGCCACCACTATTATGATT ACCTGCCTTGTCTTGACTCTCTGCGCAGCCTTCTGG TGGAAGAACTTTGGACttgctttgttattttgcaTCCTACAAATCTTGTCTTTTACATG gtaCAGCCTTTCATACATTCCATGTGTGAG GGAGGCAATACTCAAGATGGTTGCTAAGTGCTTTTAA
- the chd1l gene encoding chromodomain-helicase-DNA-binding protein 1-like → MTDILSKIKNSIAEKKKTAMAQSDLQKWGLRGIRLRPYQLDGVQWLTQCLENQQGCILGDEMGLGKTCQTISLLVYMSGALGKSGPFLVLSPLSVMENWRKELECFATCLTVLCYKGDKDRRAEIQRETDTQDFHVLLTTYELCLKDASFLRRWKWKVLVVDEAHRLKNQNSLLHKTLTEFSVGFRILLTGTPIQNNLQELYSLLSFIQPSIFTADETDHFVNSYSNVQHQPALAAELQSVLEPFLLRRVKSQVAVDLPKKTELVVYHGMSALQKKYYKAVLMKDLEAFGNEQGCKNRLLNILINLRKCVDHPYLFDGVEPEPFEIGEHLIEASGKLCLLDSMLTYLHKGGHRILLFSQMTRMLDILQDYMEYRGYSYERLDGSVRGEERNLAVKNFSSKDIFVFLLSTKAGGVGMNLTAADTVIFMDSDFNPQNDLQAAARCHRIGQTRPVKVIRLLARDTVEEIMYSRAISKLHLTNTVIEEGRFSLLDQAQSAAAGLQLCEILKFGVDKLLSSEESSVQDVKLEKILGLSRDGQWVDDEDFTFLREEEEEDEENGSESDGQNHMYYFEGRDYSKDPSLDDQKSFDRLFEKQLAEFKRAVGEGRALRHKAGVSLSAALQIPARKRRPLSEAELQLRRQRREEARAKRAKIQEDIKKKQQEQKYKKKMAWWESCNYRSLCLQSVDSEEEEEEEDDGSVFTTDSDNTAIHYVLGDVTHPHAAQGDAIIIHCVDDSGRWGRGGLFTALEVRSDEPRKQYEFAGKMKDLELGNVLLFPIDDKQSRLDGQDQLALIVAQQRDKANNLSGILLTALDEGLKRIYVAAKRQKASVHLPRIGHSTKGFNWYGTERLIRKHLASRGIPTFIYYHSRATTNTATPQASTSAGSTSTVLPEIQALTPDRLTNETEAEISGPLDLPNFMRGVSVFFYNLPASERKRLARYLITYDGEEEEVMSAEVTHIVAELENGIHSQELQDLMHQYTQALPVQKAWLESCFSKQRKVNAARFIHQLK, encoded by the exons ATGACAgacattttatcaaaaataaaaaacagcatagcagagaaaaagaagacgGCTATGGCTCAGAGCGACTTGCAAAAGTGGGGCCTGAGAG GCATTCGGCTGAGACCCTACCAGCTCGATGGTGTGCAGTGGTTAACTCAGTGCCTGGAGAACCAGCAGGGCTGCATCTTAGGAGATGAGATGGGCTTGGGAAAAACCTGCCAG ACAATCTCTCTGTTGGTGTACATGTCAGGGGCCCTCGGGAAGAGTGGTCCATTTTTAGTCCTCAGCCCACTGTCCGTCATGGAGAACTGGAGAAAGGAGTTGGAATG CTTTGCCACTTGTCTGACTGTGCTGTGTTAcaagggagacaaagacagaagagcTGAGATTCAGAgggaaacagacacacaggacTTTCATGTTCTCCTAACTACATATGAG CTGTGTCTCAAAGATGCTTCATTCTTGAGGCG GTGGAAGTGGAAGGTGCTTGTAGTCGATGAAGCTCACAGACTAAAGAACCAGAACTCACTATTGCACAAAACCTTGACAGAG TTTTCAGTGGGTTTTCGAATCCTGTTGACAGGGACACCGATCCAGAACAACCTGCAGGAACTCTACTCCCTGTTGAGCTTCATTCAGCCCAGCATTTTTACTGCTGATGAGACGGACCACTTTGTCAACTCTTACTCAAATGTACAGCACCAACCTGCTCTTG CTGCTGAGCTCCAGAGTGTCCTGGAGCCTTTTTTGCTTCGTAGGGTCAAGTCACAGGTGGCAGTAGATCTGCCCAAGAAAACAGAGCTGGTGGTGTACCACGGCATGTCGGCTCTGCAGAAGAAATACTACAAAGCTGTTCTCATGAAGGACCTAG AGGCATTTGGAAATGAACAAGGCTGCAAAAACCGTCTGCTTAACATCTTGATTAACCTGCGGAAGTGTGTCGACCATCCGTACCTGTTTGATG GAGTGGAACCAGAGCCTTTTGAAATTGGGGAGCATCTCATTGAAGCCAGTGGGAAGCTTTGCCTTCTAGACAGCATGCTGACCTACCTGCATAAAGG GGGCCATCGGATCCTGCTGTTCTCTCAGATGACGAGGATGCTGGACATTCTTCAGGATTACATGGAGTACAGAG gtTATAGCTATGAACGTCTGGATGGGTCTGTCCGAGGGGAAGAACGAAATCTAGCAGTTAAGAACTTCAGCAGCAAAGACATATTTGTCTTTCTGCTCAGCACTAAAGCTG GGGGAGTGGGCATGAACCTTACAGCTGCTGACACTGTGATTTTTATGGATAGTGACTTCAACCCTCAAAATGACTTGCAGGCTGCCGCTCGGTGCCATCGGATTGGTCAAACCAG gCCTGTAAAAGTGATCCGCCTTCTGGCAAGAGACACTGTGGAGGAGATAATGTACTCTCGTGCTATTTCTAAGCTGCACCTCACCAACACTGTTATCGAAGAAGGTCGCTTCTCTTTGCTGGATCAAGCTCAGTCAGCTGCCGCAGGACTGCAG CTTTGTGAGATCTTGAAGTTTGGGGTAGATAAGCTATTGTCATCAGAAGAGAGCTCTGTACAGGATGTGAAACTGGAGAAGATCCTCGGTCTGTCACGTGACGGTCAGTGGGTGGATGATGAAGACTTCACTTTTctcagagaagaagaggaggaggacgaggagaaTGGCTCTGAATCTGATGGGCAGA ACCACATGTACTACTTTGAAGGGAGAGACTACAGTAAGGATCCCAGCTTGGATGACCAGAAAAGCTTTGATCGTTTGTTTGAGAAGCAGCTGGCTGAGTTTAAGAGAGCTGTAGGAGAGGGACGAGCTCTGCGACACAAAGCTGGA GTTTCACTGTCTGCGGCCCTTCAGATTCCAGCAAGAAAGAGAAGACCTCTAAGTGAGGCAGAGCTGCAGCTGAGGCGCCAGAGGAGGGAGGAAGCTAGAGCAAAGAGAGCCAAAATTCAGGAGGATATAAAGAAGAAACAGCAAGAGCagaaatataagaaaaa AATGGCATGGTGGGAGTCCTGCAACTACAGATCACTGTGCCTACAGTCTGTggacagtgaagaagaagaggaggaggaggatgatgggAGCGTGTTCACCACAGACTCTGACAACACTGCCATCCACTATGTTCTGGGCGATGTCACTCATCCACATGCTGCTCAAGGAGATGCCATCATCATTCACTGCGTTG ATGACTCTGGTCGTTGGGGAAGAGGAGGCCTGTTTACTGCTCTGGAGGTGAGATCAGACGAACCACGGAAGCAGTATGAGTTTGCTGGCAAGATGAAAG ATTTGGAACTCGGAAATGTTCTGCTCTTCCCCATTGATGACAAACAGTCCAGATTGGATGGTCAAGATCAG TTGGCCCTGATAGTGGCGCAGCAACGAGACAAAGCCAACAACTTGTCTGGGATCCTTCTAACTGCTCTGGATGAAGGTCTGAAGAGGATTTATGTTGCAGCCAAAAGACAAAAGG CAAGCGTTCATCTTCCTCGCATTGGTCATTCAACCAAAGGCTTTAACTGGTATGGCACAGAGAGGCTCATCCGAAAACACCTGGCCTCCAGAGGCATCCCCACATTCAT ATATTATCACAGCAGAGCTACCACGAACACAGCCACACCTCAGGCATCCACCTCTGCTGGCTCAACGTCCACAGTCCTGCCCGAAATACAGGCACTTACACCTGACAGGCTGACCAACGAGACAGAAGCAGAAATCTCAGGCCCCCTGGATCTTCCCAATTTTATGAGGGGagtcagtgtgtttttctacaaCTTGCCTGCATCAGAGAGGAAGAGGCTGGCCCGCTATCTTAT CACTTAtgatggagaggaagaggaggtaaTGAGTGCAGAAGTGACCCACATAGTTGCAGAGCTGGAGAATGGCATCCACTCACAG GAGCTGCAGGACCTGATGCATCAGTACACACAGGCTCTCCCTGTGCAGAAAGCCTGGCTGGAATCCTGCTTCTCCAAGCAACGAAAAGTCAATGCAGCTCGATTCATTCATCAGCTCAAATAA
- the traf3ip2l gene encoding uncharacterized protein traf3ip2l has product MLPTSVRSTPAADSHFRQLSRYLSSQRNTPEEDDETMSCEQREDSVDSSSKPDVFCSPLEHTTYPDDFQYSGQMLPREQEHNPTLLQADLSNYQLHRSLPIGYGQPTPFPSQAEGLWSHHSICSSWSSYPNSRHSLPSYHSGRDFSSCSRQSSRSRFQSQPSRNSTSFRSLEQPHSLRSNPPLADFNHHASSPSAFCCAQANNDLWAHCHPGPSPYYPDDFKIPEYPPLGHNVPVKEKHPPYSTPLSLEQRKVFVTYEDDSEKHVNEIINFVALLRHNGFDTHIDIFEQQFRSISKIDFMERYLSEKEYLIIIIISPKYYETVTASPFGLENDERTFNTVYIHKQLQNEFIQNGSKNFRFIPILFPGAKKSHVPNWLQNTQVYGWPRDRDDILRRLMRVEKYNPPPIGELPTIVSIPI; this is encoded by the exons ATGCTGCCCACTTCAGTCCGCTCGACTCCAGCAGCAGATAG TCACTTCAGACAGCTGAGCAGATACCTGAGCAGCCAGCGCAACACACCtgaagaagatgatgagacCATGAGCTGCGAGCAGCGTGAGGACAGTGTTGACTCCTCCTCAAAACCCGATGTCTTCTGCTCACCTCTGGAGCACACCACCTACCCTGATGACTTCCAGTACAGCGGGCAGATGTTGCCCAGAGAGCAGGAACACAACCCCACTCTCCTCCAGGCCGACCTGAGCAACTACCAGCTTCACCGCAGCCTCCCTATTGGGTACGGCCAGCCCACTCCATTCCCCAGCCAGGCTGAGGGGCTCTGGTCCCACCACAGCATCTGTAGCAGCTGGTCATCATATCCCAACAGCCGCCACAGCCTGCCGTCCTATCACAGTGGGAGAGATTTCTCCAGCTGTTCTAGACAGAGCTCCCGCTCCAGGTTCCAGTCCCAGCCCAGCAGGAACAGTACCAGTTTTAGGAGCCTGGAGCAGCCCCATTCTTTGCGCTCCAATCCACCCTTGGCCGACTTTAATCACCACGCCTCGTCTCCGTCAGCTTTCTGCTGTGCTCAGGCCAATAATGACCTCTGGGCTCATTGCCACCCAGGACCCAGCCCGTACT ATCCGGATGACTTTAAAATTCCTGAATACCCACCCCt CGGGCACAATGTTCCTGTTAAAGAGAAGCACCCTCCTTATAGCACACCGCTCTCTCTGGAGCAGA GGAAGGTCTTCGTAACTTACGAAGATGACAGCGAAAAGCACGTCAATGAGATCATCAACTTTGTTGCCCTGCTGCGACACAACGGCTTTGACACGCAT aTTGACATTTTTGAGCAACAGTTCAGGAGTATAAGCAAGATAGACTTCATGGAGCGATATCTtagtgag AAAGAATACTTGATCATCATTATCATAAGTCCTAAGTACTATGAGACGGTTACAGCCTCTCCTTTTGGCCTTGAGAATGACGAGAGGACGTTCAACACAGTCTACATACACAAACAG CTCCAGAATGAGTTCATTCAGAATGGAAGCAAGAATTTCAGGTTCATTCCCATTTTGTTCCCCGGGGCCAAGaag TCTCACGTACCGAACTGGCTTCAAAACACCCAGGTGTATGGTTGGCCGCGTGATCGGGATGACATTCTGCGGCGGCTGATGAGAGTCGAGAAGTATAATCCACCTCCCATTGGGGAGCTGCCAACAATTGTCTCTATCCCCATATAG